One window from the genome of Cyclobacterium amurskyense encodes:
- a CDS encoding hybrid sensor histidine kinase/response regulator encodes MNKIIKLIFLGLIAFFYSFDSFSYVSRPFQAKDQHANLAVSLYEYAEITNVGDNYFTFDEFLDQENTLKFKPIEGPSTNLGFTESNYWLRLSIKNISENLLHYFLETGRPITDHVDLYLVTEGEPLKVLNNGDLIPFKERSFAHRKIIFPLDLKPGKVYQVYVHYQSDGEVINLPLELHTPTSLVQSSYQKQLFHGLFYGILLLAGAVYLFFYFGIGEKSFLLYSVYVLSVALLHMSLDGYFIQYINPASGWLNKNAILITATLSAMAFGRYAQIYTNVKKWSKGSNKVLNLLLSALVILLICVVFIPNGKAIYYPAVNLLSCLLLLVLITTVLLSFVKGQKLDFFFTLAIFSFTVGFFILIFNNFSLIPNSFFTENGSKIGTGVEIIFLSLAMSNRIRLLKSEKGKLQEIALQKSKESNEIKSYFLSNISHELRTPLNAIIGLTQSIREINKEESIISNLDVIQYSSMGLLGAIDDVLDYSKIEKGELRLEEVPFDLKKMVHQLAATFERQAKDNGLEFIFEEVGNLPELLIGDKRRMEQIIQNLLKNALKFTLKGKIGFKIEAIEIPNDQVLLNIQVTDTGVGIKEKKLERLFASFTQGQNDDKRKFGGLGLGLCIVKALVDLNQGKIEVQSEEGVGTTVSLQINKTLPNNRDGANSFDYAKSGVFDLENKRILIVEDNALNQMVLKVLIGNWKNSSFEIANNGQEAIDLLKVKPFDVVLMDLQMPVMDGYEATTAIRVGAAGTSMSKVPIIAVTADVTQKARFRVLEVGMDDYMTKPINKEELYNKIKKAIYLGDSEIPHK; translated from the coding sequence ATGAATAAAATTATTAAGCTCATTTTTTTAGGACTAATTGCATTTTTTTATTCTTTTGATTCATTTTCTTATGTATCAAGACCTTTTCAGGCCAAGGATCAGCATGCAAATCTTGCTGTTTCACTTTATGAATATGCAGAAATCACAAATGTAGGGGACAATTATTTCACCTTTGACGAGTTTTTGGATCAGGAGAACACCCTCAAATTTAAACCAATCGAAGGGCCATCTACCAATCTTGGCTTTACAGAAAGCAACTATTGGTTAAGGCTTTCCATTAAAAACATATCTGAGAACCTACTTCATTATTTTTTGGAAACAGGAAGACCAATCACAGACCATGTGGACCTATATTTAGTAACAGAGGGAGAACCCCTTAAAGTACTGAACAACGGGGACCTGATCCCTTTTAAAGAAAGAAGCTTCGCACACCGGAAAATTATTTTTCCGCTCGATTTAAAACCCGGCAAAGTTTATCAAGTGTATGTACATTACCAAAGTGATGGAGAGGTAATCAACCTGCCACTGGAATTACATACCCCAACAAGTCTGGTACAAAGTTCCTATCAAAAACAGTTGTTTCACGGTTTATTTTATGGGATTTTACTATTGGCCGGAGCAGTTTACCTTTTTTTTTATTTTGGAATTGGAGAAAAAAGTTTTCTTTTATACAGTGTCTATGTGCTTTCTGTGGCTTTGCTTCACATGTCATTAGATGGTTATTTCATTCAATACATCAATCCAGCATCGGGCTGGCTCAACAAAAACGCCATACTCATTACTGCCACCCTCTCAGCAATGGCTTTTGGCAGGTATGCACAGATTTATACCAATGTAAAGAAATGGAGTAAAGGGTCAAACAAAGTTTTAAACCTTCTGCTGAGCGCCCTGGTGATACTTTTAATCTGTGTAGTATTTATCCCCAATGGAAAGGCTATTTATTATCCTGCTGTAAATTTGCTTAGTTGCCTATTGTTGTTGGTGTTGATTACTACTGTTTTACTCAGTTTTGTAAAAGGCCAAAAACTGGATTTCTTTTTCACCTTAGCCATCTTTAGTTTTACCGTAGGTTTTTTCATCCTAATTTTCAACAATTTCAGTTTGATCCCTAATTCCTTTTTTACAGAGAACGGTTCTAAAATAGGTACAGGTGTTGAAATAATTTTTCTCTCATTGGCCATGTCTAATCGAATCAGGCTTTTAAAATCAGAAAAAGGAAAACTTCAGGAAATTGCCTTACAGAAATCAAAGGAATCCAATGAAATTAAATCTTATTTCCTTTCAAATATTAGTCATGAATTAAGAACACCCTTAAACGCCATTATAGGTTTAACACAGTCAATTAGGGAAATAAATAAGGAAGAATCAATAATTTCAAACCTCGATGTAATCCAATATTCATCCATGGGTTTACTTGGAGCCATTGATGATGTTTTGGATTATTCTAAAATTGAAAAAGGGGAATTAAGGTTGGAGGAAGTACCATTTGATTTGAAAAAAATGGTACATCAACTTGCTGCCACCTTTGAAAGACAAGCAAAGGACAATGGGCTCGAATTTATATTTGAAGAGGTGGGTAACCTTCCGGAGCTTTTGATTGGGGACAAAAGAAGAATGGAGCAAATAATTCAAAACCTGCTCAAAAATGCTTTAAAATTCACGCTAAAAGGTAAAATCGGCTTCAAAATAGAAGCCATTGAGATACCTAATGACCAAGTATTGTTAAATATACAGGTAACAGACACCGGTGTTGGAATTAAAGAGAAAAAACTGGAAAGACTTTTCGCGTCCTTTACGCAAGGGCAGAATGACGATAAACGAAAATTTGGAGGTTTAGGGCTGGGACTTTGTATTGTAAAAGCCTTGGTAGATTTAAATCAGGGCAAAATTGAGGTTCAAAGTGAAGAAGGGGTTGGAACTACGGTGAGCCTACAGATAAACAAAACCCTTCCAAACAACAGAGATGGAGCCAATTCGTTTGATTACGCAAAATCAGGTGTATTTGATCTGGAAAACAAAAGGATACTGATTGTAGAAGACAATGCACTCAATCAAATGGTATTGAAAGTTTTAATAGGCAATTGGAAAAACTCAAGTTTTGAGATCGCAAACAATGGGCAAGAGGCAATCGACTTGCTAAAGGTCAAACCTTTTGATGTGGTTTTGATGGATTTACAAATGCCTGTAATGGATGGGTACGAGGCCACAACGGCCATTCGTGTCGGAGCAGCTGGGACATCCATGAGCAAAGTGCCGATTATTGCAGTTACCGCTGATGTGACACAAAAAGCCAGGTTCAGGGTTTTGGAAGTTGGCATGGATGATTATATGACCAAACCGATTAATAAAGAAGAACTTTACAATAAAATCAAAAAAGCGATTTATTTAGGAGACTCTGAAATACCCCATAAATAG